One segment of Polyangiaceae bacterium DNA contains the following:
- a CDS encoding co-chaperone GroES, giving the protein MNLQPLNGHVLLRPVEAEEKTAGGLYVPDTAKEVPAEGFVEAKPSGASDDIAIGDRVLYKQFSGEEIQLDGKKLRLVLEGDLLAKYVETDAIPD; this is encoded by the coding sequence ATGAATCTGCAACCCCTGAATGGACACGTATTGCTGCGGCCCGTCGAGGCCGAGGAAAAGACCGCGGGCGGACTCTACGTTCCCGACACGGCCAAAGAAGTGCCCGCTGAGGGCTTCGTGGAGGCAAAGCCCAGCGGTGCCTCCGACGACATCGCGATTGGTGATCGCGTGCTGTACAAGCAGTTCTCCGGCGAGGAGATCCAGCTCGATGGCAAGAAGCTTCGGCTCGTGCTCGAGGGCGACTTGCTCGCCAAGTACGTGGAAACCGACGCCATTCCGGACTGA
- a CDS encoding right-handed parallel beta-helix repeat-containing protein, with protein sequence MVPCLLSLGTSVGCFPKIPDPAEDEPAAKGCGLTGTVLYVDAAAEAGGDGSESTPFQVLDDALAELAPGVSICIRAGTYAGEFALDTNGTAQAPVVVAGFPGEDVILEAEAGKSVAHVLGIGGSYTTVRNLTVQGGDGGLLVYQTDHATVTRVRSRYNRRIGFNVQSASDVIVEDCLAHDNVTVGVSDTGIGFNATGTNVLLRRNVAHNNLHRGYHLSTGTTLENCVAFDNGTALDKPSGTTQTGVGIGFYAGKGVRIVRSIGFDNSSSAFRSSGGSDGGWDNCTALRNQFSYSFETASTTNFAIRNCLSVDGSLNLPDPPALPQSSNSWQAGIGGDVVISTKPPDPAELWQATGSPWTPFEESDFLKPKPGSAIIDAGEVIPDRPSDYEGSAPDLGAFEAN encoded by the coding sequence ATGGTGCCGTGCTTGCTGTCTCTAGGCACCAGCGTCGGCTGCTTCCCGAAGATCCCGGATCCCGCGGAGGACGAGCCTGCAGCAAAGGGGTGCGGTCTGACCGGCACGGTCCTCTACGTCGACGCCGCAGCCGAGGCGGGCGGTGACGGTTCCGAGTCGACCCCCTTTCAAGTGCTGGACGACGCCTTGGCGGAGCTCGCGCCAGGGGTCTCGATCTGTATTCGCGCCGGCACCTACGCGGGCGAGTTCGCCTTGGACACCAATGGCACCGCCCAGGCGCCCGTCGTGGTCGCTGGCTTTCCCGGCGAAGACGTGATTCTGGAAGCCGAGGCGGGCAAGTCCGTCGCCCACGTACTGGGGATCGGCGGAAGCTACACCACCGTCAGAAACCTCACCGTTCAAGGCGGGGACGGCGGACTCCTGGTCTACCAGACGGATCACGCGACGGTGACGCGGGTGCGATCTCGCTACAACCGGCGCATCGGCTTCAACGTCCAATCCGCGTCGGATGTGATCGTGGAGGATTGCCTAGCCCACGACAACGTGACCGTCGGCGTATCGGATACCGGTATCGGCTTCAACGCGACCGGAACCAACGTGCTCTTGCGTCGCAACGTCGCCCACAACAACCTGCATCGTGGCTACCACCTCTCCACGGGCACGACCCTGGAGAACTGTGTCGCCTTCGACAACGGCACTGCCCTCGACAAGCCCTCCGGGACTACCCAAACCGGCGTTGGCATCGGCTTCTACGCGGGAAAGGGCGTCCGCATCGTGCGCAGCATTGGCTTCGACAACTCGAGCAGTGCGTTTCGAAGCTCCGGTGGGAGCGATGGTGGCTGGGACAACTGCACCGCGCTGCGCAACCAGTTCTCCTACTCTTTCGAAACGGCGTCGACGACGAACTTCGCGATCCGCAATTGCCTTTCCGTCGACGGCAGCTTGAACCTGCCGGATCCGCCGGCGCTCCCGCAGTCCAGCAACTCGTGGCAAGCGGGCATCGGCGGCGACGTCGTGATCAGCACCAAACCGCCGGACCCGGCCGAGCTGTGGCAAGCGACGGGGTCGCCCTGGACGCCCTTCGAAGAGAGCGACTTCCTCAAGCCGAAACCCGGCAGCGCGATCATCGACGCCGGCGAGGTCATCCCAGACCGACCCTCCGACTACGAGGGCAGCGCTCCCGACCTCGGCGCCTTCGAAGCCAACTAG
- a CDS encoding DUF1592 domain-containing protein, whose amino-acid sequence MRANRNGTGGFGTPWMLLGAVLIGCTGFISDPGEERGNGGVGPNVQSTKGDLTAKSGLRRLTAAEYDKTVKDLFGASAQGSELYLPTDPRLPFDNDYATQEPSKALIQGAELLAEDIVASVLADSARLQTIVDCTPTGAADAACFEHFVTRFGRRAFRRSLTSEEVQRFTGALSLSTERNDFYEGVGVVLRAFLQDPNFLYRVEAGTPMADEPGVFRLSATEVATRLSYLLWGSTPSEALLDTAEAGKLESAQQVRDMAQAMLADPRAQTRIQRFHAMWIGYEQSGKGGALAPAMRAETDQLIARVVFEQKAPWRELFSAQETYLTSELAEHYGLAQPSDPAGAWVDYGDSGRRGLLSHASFLGVGVEGEDTSPTLRGVTVLDRLLCEDVPPPPSNVVINPLPPAGSGACKKQRFEAHAQPGCNACHDRTDPIGFGLEQYGMLGEKRDHEPGAPECTIDGEGALLDEGTFNGPGQLSQLIADSDKAANCRVTQLYRFATGRAKLDATDVAFVDRSAASAGKNASLTDLILAIVGSPEFRQRREDAATEGK is encoded by the coding sequence ATGAGAGCGAATCGCAACGGGACAGGCGGCTTCGGCACTCCGTGGATGCTGCTGGGCGCCGTGCTGATCGGCTGCACTGGCTTCATTTCCGACCCAGGTGAAGAGCGAGGCAACGGTGGCGTTGGTCCCAACGTGCAGTCGACGAAGGGCGACCTCACGGCAAAGAGCGGCCTGAGGCGCCTCACCGCGGCGGAGTACGACAAGACGGTCAAGGACCTGTTCGGGGCCAGTGCCCAGGGCAGCGAGCTCTACCTGCCCACGGATCCGCGGCTGCCTTTCGACAACGACTACGCAACTCAGGAACCGTCGAAGGCGCTGATTCAGGGCGCGGAGCTGCTTGCGGAAGATATCGTCGCAAGCGTACTCGCCGACTCGGCGCGACTGCAGACCATCGTCGACTGCACTCCCACGGGAGCAGCAGATGCCGCCTGCTTCGAGCACTTCGTGACCCGCTTCGGGCGTCGCGCGTTTCGCCGTTCGCTGACCTCCGAAGAGGTCCAGCGCTTCACCGGGGCGCTTTCTCTGTCCACCGAACGGAACGACTTCTACGAAGGCGTCGGCGTCGTCTTGCGTGCTTTCCTCCAGGACCCGAACTTCCTGTACCGCGTGGAGGCGGGCACGCCGATGGCCGACGAGCCGGGCGTGTTCCGACTCTCCGCAACGGAAGTGGCGACCCGGCTCTCCTACTTGTTGTGGGGCAGCACGCCGAGCGAGGCACTGCTGGACACGGCCGAGGCGGGCAAACTGGAGAGCGCGCAGCAGGTGCGAGACATGGCGCAGGCCATGCTCGCTGACCCGCGCGCGCAGACTCGGATCCAACGCTTTCATGCGATGTGGATCGGCTACGAGCAGAGCGGGAAGGGCGGTGCTTTGGCCCCTGCGATGCGCGCCGAGACGGATCAGCTGATTGCTCGTGTCGTGTTCGAGCAGAAGGCGCCCTGGCGCGAGCTGTTCAGCGCTCAGGAAACCTACCTGACTAGCGAACTGGCGGAGCACTACGGCTTGGCCCAGCCGAGTGACCCCGCGGGGGCGTGGGTGGACTACGGGGACTCGGGTCGACGCGGTCTACTGTCTCATGCCAGCTTCTTGGGCGTTGGCGTAGAGGGCGAAGACACGAGCCCAACCCTGCGCGGCGTCACGGTGCTCGATCGCTTGCTGTGCGAGGACGTTCCGCCGCCCCCATCGAACGTGGTCATCAATCCACTGCCGCCGGCCGGCTCGGGCGCCTGCAAGAAGCAGCGCTTCGAAGCCCATGCCCAGCCTGGGTGCAATGCCTGCCACGACCGCACGGATCCGATCGGCTTCGGTCTCGAGCAGTACGGAATGCTCGGAGAGAAGCGCGATCACGAGCCCGGGGCTCCGGAGTGCACCATCGATGGCGAGGGCGCGCTGCTCGACGAAGGCACTTTCAATGGCCCGGGTCAGCTTTCGCAGCTGATCGCCGACTCCGACAAGGCTGCGAACTGCCGGGTGACGCAGCTGTACCGCTTCGCAACCGGTCGCGCGAAGCTGGATGCCACTGACGTGGCCTTCGTGGACCGCAGCGCCGCCAGCGCCGGCAAGAACGCCAGCCTGACGGACTTGATCCTGGCGATCGTCGGGTCTCCCGAGTTCAGACAGCGCCGCGAGGACGCGGCAACGGAGGGCAAGTGA
- a CDS encoding thioredoxin family protein → MSVQRVAQESQLLSALSPEHEVIVGFFGEFSEASRKALPAFEAFGQEQGDRPIFVVDVGIVKGLHKRFGVASVPTVVRIKGDSVLGKVSGAETPEGYALALSSSAAPTKVPGADKREHRVRVYVTDSCPWCTRVKSYLRQHHVSFSEVNVQHDESAAREMVRRSGQQGVPQVDIDGRMIVGFDKPRIDSLLGLGGR, encoded by the coding sequence ATGTCGGTACAGCGAGTAGCCCAAGAGTCTCAGTTGCTCTCGGCGTTGAGCCCCGAGCACGAGGTGATTGTCGGCTTTTTTGGTGAGTTCTCCGAGGCATCACGCAAGGCGCTGCCCGCCTTCGAGGCCTTTGGCCAAGAGCAGGGCGACCGTCCCATCTTCGTAGTGGACGTCGGCATCGTCAAAGGGCTGCACAAGCGATTCGGCGTTGCCAGCGTGCCGACGGTCGTGCGCATCAAGGGTGACAGTGTGCTCGGCAAAGTGAGCGGTGCGGAGACGCCCGAGGGCTACGCGTTGGCGCTCTCGTCGAGCGCAGCGCCGACGAAGGTGCCCGGCGCTGACAAGCGCGAGCACCGCGTGCGCGTGTACGTGACGGATAGCTGCCCCTGGTGCACGCGAGTCAAGTCGTATTTGCGCCAGCATCACGTCAGCTTCAGCGAAGTGAACGTGCAACACGACGAGTCGGCGGCGCGGGAGATGGTGCGACGCAGCGGACAGCAAGGTGTTCCGCAAGTCGACATAGACGGACGCATGATCGTCGGCTTCGACAAGCCGCGCATCGACTCGCTACTCGGGCTTGGCGGACGCTGA
- the mscL gene encoding large-conductance mechanosensitive channel protein MscL, with amino-acid sequence MSLVQEFKEFAVKGNVVDMAVGVIIGGAFGKIVSSFVADVVMPPLGLITGGVDFTKMSVVLKAAEGDKPEVLLKYGMFIQNVFDFLLVAMAIFMAIKAINKMKREEEKAPEAPPEPSGEEKLLGEIRDLLKAK; translated from the coding sequence ATGAGCTTGGTACAGGAATTCAAAGAGTTTGCGGTCAAGGGCAACGTGGTCGACATGGCCGTTGGCGTGATCATCGGAGGTGCTTTCGGCAAGATCGTATCGTCCTTCGTCGCGGACGTCGTGATGCCACCGCTCGGGCTCATCACGGGCGGCGTGGACTTCACGAAGATGTCGGTCGTCCTCAAGGCGGCCGAGGGCGACAAGCCCGAGGTCTTGCTGAAGTACGGCATGTTCATCCAGAACGTCTTCGACTTTTTGCTCGTGGCAATGGCGATCTTCATGGCGATCAAGGCCATCAACAAGATGAAGCGCGAGGAAGAGAAGGCACCCGAGGCACCCCCCGAGCCCAGCGGCGAGGAGAAACTGCTCGGTGAGATTCGCGACTTGCTGAAGGCCAAGTAA
- a CDS encoding DUF1552 domain-containing protein: MSLSRRKFLRGVGGVALAIPTLELMHDSRAGAAGLTIPKRFVNSYAGVSTGRSENGESTTRDSMTPSVVGPGYDLPRSLKAVDDLGLRDDISVVSGLLVPWEKNGVIPPGGRPVQLHYKGVQPLIAGTQGDKTPATPTCDQVVADVLGTDTPHRNLVLRVQASDYLSASAGNAGRISWAPKKGGGTVAVDPIVSPRLAFETLFKGLAVPSGDTGEADYLLKRRKSVIDLVQDSRQQLLSKLGTRDRERMERHFDELRALEVRLEELEAGNVGSGVCAPPSDPGDDPPIGKLTDVGCTFDSKSASYYDQTTGYSNEELRGELLSDFVAMAFACDLTRVVSYQLSFWKCYMNAYAATGYKSDFHSLSHQHIFPHEAFADGVGFHVKLFAQLVSKLGKLKEIDGSNLLDHCALSLVFEGGRGLDPQTGTQHSTHSSENMVMLVAGRAGGLRAGHHIVAKNAHPAQVVAATMHAVGVKQDLGEVSGIVPELLGA, encoded by the coding sequence ATGTCGCTTTCACGAAGGAAGTTCCTGCGCGGCGTAGGTGGTGTCGCGTTGGCGATCCCCACCTTGGAGCTGATGCACGACAGTCGCGCGGGCGCGGCGGGGCTCACCATCCCGAAGCGCTTCGTCAACTCCTACGCAGGTGTGTCGACCGGGCGCTCCGAGAACGGCGAATCCACGACTCGGGACAGCATGACGCCCAGCGTGGTGGGACCTGGATACGACCTACCGCGCTCCCTGAAGGCCGTGGACGACCTGGGCCTGCGCGACGACATCAGCGTCGTGTCCGGCTTGCTCGTGCCTTGGGAGAAGAACGGCGTCATCCCGCCCGGCGGGCGCCCCGTGCAACTGCACTACAAGGGGGTGCAGCCGCTGATCGCCGGAACCCAGGGCGACAAGACCCCGGCGACACCGACCTGTGATCAGGTCGTGGCGGACGTCCTCGGCACCGACACTCCGCATCGCAACTTGGTGCTGCGCGTGCAAGCCTCCGACTACCTCAGTGCGAGTGCGGGCAATGCCGGCAGGATCTCTTGGGCGCCGAAGAAGGGCGGGGGCACGGTCGCCGTGGATCCCATCGTCAGCCCGCGGCTGGCCTTCGAGACCCTGTTCAAGGGGCTCGCCGTTCCTAGCGGTGATACCGGAGAGGCGGACTACCTGCTGAAACGACGCAAGAGCGTGATCGACCTGGTCCAGGACAGTCGTCAGCAGTTGCTCTCCAAGCTCGGAACGCGCGACCGCGAGCGTATGGAGCGACACTTCGACGAGCTGCGTGCGCTGGAGGTTCGCCTCGAAGAGCTGGAGGCGGGCAATGTCGGCAGCGGCGTCTGCGCTCCGCCGAGCGACCCCGGTGACGACCCGCCGATTGGGAAGCTGACCGACGTCGGCTGCACCTTCGACTCGAAGTCGGCGTCCTACTACGACCAAACCACGGGCTACAGCAACGAAGAGCTGCGTGGTGAACTGCTGTCGGACTTCGTCGCCATGGCTTTCGCCTGCGACCTCACTCGAGTCGTCAGCTACCAGCTCTCGTTCTGGAAGTGCTACATGAACGCCTACGCGGCGACGGGCTACAAGTCGGACTTCCACAGCCTCTCGCACCAGCACATCTTCCCCCACGAGGCCTTCGCCGACGGTGTCGGCTTCCACGTCAAGTTGTTCGCCCAGTTGGTGTCGAAGCTCGGAAAGCTGAAGGAGATTGACGGCAGCAATCTGCTCGATCATTGCGCGTTGTCACTGGTCTTCGAAGGTGGACGCGGTCTCGATCCACAGACCGGCACGCAGCACAGCACTCACTCCAGTGAGAACATGGTCATGCTGGTGGCGGGGCGCGCCGGTGGGCTACGCGCCGGACATCACATCGTGGCCAAGAACGCCCATCCGGCGCAGGTCGTGGCGGCGACGATGCATGCGGTCGGTGTGAAGCAAGATCTCGGCGAAGTCAGCGGCATCGTTCCCGAGCTCCTGGGAGCTTGA
- a CDS encoding SUMF1/EgtB/PvdO family nonheme iron enzyme: MRAGSRTIAPLSRGIACWALLGLAALLIEPPSAEAARGCPAGMVSVNGKFCIDAYEASVDVVNASGKTLRRHSPYQVPKSEERLRARSRRGVAPQAHISQEMAAQACENAGKRLCTDEEWLEACKGKQPTTYPYGDEHQDNRCNDKGVSPLRTIHGAKDDSQVFGIDAMNDPRLNQVPGSLAPTGKFSRCRNSFGAYDMVGNLHEWTANPGGVFRGGYYLDNEINGTGCDYKTTAHNTKYRDYSIGFRCCRGGAGDAVVKRQRETRRPETKRRQPRTHVVEKGDSLWAIARKYDVEVKALCDKNQISPKDPIRVGQELEIP, encoded by the coding sequence ATGCGCGCTGGCTCTCGGACAATCGCGCCGCTCTCGCGCGGGATCGCTTGCTGGGCGCTGCTGGGTCTGGCCGCGCTGCTGATCGAGCCGCCCAGCGCCGAAGCCGCGCGGGGTTGCCCCGCGGGAATGGTGAGCGTCAACGGGAAGTTTTGCATCGACGCCTACGAGGCGAGCGTGGATGTGGTGAATGCGAGCGGAAAGACGCTGCGCCGGCACTCGCCCTATCAGGTGCCGAAGTCCGAGGAGCGTCTGCGCGCGCGCAGTCGGCGTGGGGTCGCGCCCCAAGCGCACATCAGTCAAGAGATGGCCGCTCAGGCCTGCGAGAACGCAGGCAAGCGCTTGTGCACGGACGAGGAATGGCTCGAAGCCTGCAAAGGCAAACAGCCCACCACCTATCCCTACGGCGACGAACACCAGGACAATCGCTGCAACGACAAGGGCGTGTCGCCGCTGCGCACCATCCACGGCGCCAAGGACGACTCGCAGGTGTTCGGCATCGACGCCATGAATGACCCGAGGCTCAACCAGGTGCCGGGTTCCCTGGCTCCGACCGGCAAGTTCTCACGCTGTCGCAACAGCTTTGGGGCCTACGACATGGTCGGCAACCTGCACGAATGGACGGCCAACCCCGGGGGCGTGTTCCGGGGTGGCTACTACCTGGACAACGAGATCAACGGCACGGGTTGCGACTACAAGACGACCGCGCACAACACCAAGTATCGCGACTACTCGATCGGGTTTCGTTGCTGCCGCGGGGGTGCGGGGGACGCCGTCGTCAAGAGGCAGCGCGAGACCCGCCGCCCCGAGACCAAGCGCCGGCAGCCGCGCACCCACGTGGTGGAAAAGGGCGACAGCCTTTGGGCCATCGCGCGCAAGTACGACGTGGAAGTGAAGGCGCTCTGCGACAAGAACCAGATTTCGCCCAAGGATCCCATTCGCGTCGGCCAGGAGCTGGAGATCCCCTGA
- a CDS encoding metalloregulator ArsR/SmtB family transcription factor: MKPRSLYDELARTAKALANPERLRLVELLSQGPRTVEVLAERAAQPLATTSHHLQKLAAAGLVERERQGRHIVYSLADRSVAEFWAALRRFGEAHSGELREAVRELRASREQSGVISPDELSRLLARGKVTLIDVRPEEEYAAGHLPGALSLPLATLAKRLGELPKRKLVVAYCRSPYCQLADRAVEILRRRGFDARRLEEGIQEWSARGRQVEPAALQH; encoded by the coding sequence ATGAAGCCCCGGTCCCTGTATGACGAGCTAGCGCGCACGGCGAAGGCGCTGGCCAATCCCGAGCGCCTTCGGCTCGTGGAGTTGCTGTCCCAGGGGCCGCGCACGGTGGAGGTCCTGGCCGAACGAGCCGCCCAGCCCTTGGCGACTACGTCGCACCATTTGCAGAAACTAGCGGCCGCGGGGCTGGTGGAGCGCGAGCGCCAGGGGCGTCACATCGTCTACTCCCTCGCGGACCGCTCGGTTGCGGAGTTCTGGGCTGCGTTGCGACGCTTTGGGGAGGCGCACTCGGGAGAGCTGCGGGAAGCAGTGCGCGAGCTGCGCGCCAGCCGTGAGCAGTCCGGGGTGATCAGCCCAGACGAACTCAGCCGGTTGTTGGCGCGGGGCAAGGTCACGCTGATCGACGTTCGTCCCGAGGAAGAATACGCCGCCGGACACTTGCCGGGCGCGCTCTCGCTGCCGCTCGCGACTCTGGCGAAGCGTCTCGGCGAGCTGCCCAAGCGCAAGCTGGTCGTGGCCTATTGCCGCAGTCCGTACTGTCAGCTCGCGGACCGCGCCGTCGAGATTCTGAGGCGACGTGGGTTCGATGCGCGCCGCCTGGAAGAAGGCATTCAAGAGTGGAGCGCGCGCGGACGTCAGGTGGAGCCCGCCGCTCTGCAGCATTGA
- a CDS encoding right-handed parallel beta-helix repeat-containing protein, translating to MDRPLISTLFALVLLGCGSDDGGAAGKASGGASGASGAGGNGGGGSGGTDAGEAGASGSSGNGSGSAGGAGGNGGASGSAGSAGTPGVSSIGPQSVVPTSLSQGTIFAAPKGSGNACSEASPCDIWTAMNQASGGDVVFLRGGTYAIGKNLYFSTQASQSSPLVVESYPGESAVLDGSQHAKGTQIYVRVTGKFVHLRRLEVKNMPMQGIWIGGTDNVLDGVHAHHNGLSGIQIFSPYEDFPYGAKGSRNTLRNCTTNDNSGAGIFDAEFANGGNSDGISISSGADNRVENCLVYGNSDDGIDTWRSTNTYVGYSISYANGIADGNGQGIKAGGQPPSADTVVERCLSYSNKASGIDFNSAKNATFLNNTTWDNQLGFSLGKDTGVTGNIAAESKNAGNGIPKDNSWQRSGSVTFISTNPKSNDFLKPTVGGGFEDIGAHAP from the coding sequence ATGGACAGACCACTGATCAGCACCCTATTCGCCCTCGTCCTTCTCGGCTGCGGCTCCGACGACGGGGGCGCCGCCGGAAAAGCGTCGGGCGGCGCGAGCGGTGCGTCCGGCGCGGGCGGGAATGGCGGTGGTGGAAGTGGCGGCACCGACGCCGGCGAGGCGGGCGCCAGTGGTAGCAGTGGCAACGGCAGCGGCAGCGCGGGTGGCGCGGGCGGAAACGGCGGCGCAAGTGGAAGCGCGGGTTCGGCCGGGACACCGGGTGTCAGCAGCATCGGGCCACAGTCGGTCGTCCCCACCTCTCTGAGTCAGGGGACGATCTTCGCCGCCCCCAAAGGCAGCGGCAACGCGTGCTCCGAGGCGTCGCCCTGCGACATCTGGACTGCGATGAACCAGGCCAGCGGCGGGGACGTCGTGTTCCTGCGAGGCGGCACCTACGCCATCGGCAAGAATCTCTACTTCTCCACCCAAGCCAGCCAATCGTCCCCTCTGGTCGTAGAGAGCTACCCGGGTGAAAGCGCGGTGCTCGATGGCAGCCAGCACGCAAAGGGAACGCAGATCTACGTTCGCGTCACTGGCAAGTTCGTTCATCTGCGGCGACTCGAAGTGAAGAACATGCCCATGCAGGGCATCTGGATTGGAGGCACGGACAACGTCCTCGACGGGGTGCACGCCCATCACAACGGCCTCTCCGGCATCCAGATCTTCAGCCCCTACGAGGATTTTCCCTATGGCGCCAAGGGTTCCAGGAACACCCTGCGCAACTGCACGACCAACGACAACTCGGGCGCCGGGATCTTCGACGCGGAGTTTGCCAACGGCGGCAACTCCGACGGCATCAGCATCTCGAGCGGGGCTGACAACCGCGTCGAGAACTGCCTCGTCTATGGCAATTCGGACGACGGCATCGATACCTGGCGTTCGACCAACACCTACGTCGGGTACTCCATCTCCTACGCGAACGGCATCGCCGACGGCAATGGCCAAGGCATCAAGGCAGGTGGGCAGCCGCCAAGCGCGGACACCGTGGTGGAACGCTGCCTTTCCTACTCGAACAAGGCCTCCGGCATCGACTTCAACTCGGCGAAGAACGCCACCTTCCTCAACAACACGACTTGGGACAATCAGCTCGGCTTCAGTTTGGGGAAAGACACGGGGGTCACGGGCAACATCGCGGCGGAGTCGAAGAACGCCGGCAACGGTATCCCCAAGGACAACTCCTGGCAGCGCTCGGGTAGCGTGACTTTCATCAGCACGAATCCCAAGTCCAACGACTTTCTGAAGCCCACTGTCGGTGGCGGATTCGAGGACATCGGCGCCCATGCGCCGTGA